The following is a genomic window from Bacteroidota bacterium.
ACTTTTAATTTGAAATGACCTTAACCGACTATAATAAAAGTGTAGATCAGTATTCTGATAATATTTATCGGTTTATTCTCAAAAACATTAAAGATGAGGATAAAGCAAAAGATATTGTACAGGAAACATACATCAAACTATGGAACAAGGTCGAAGAAGTTTCAGCAGAAAAAGTGAAATCATATTTGTTTACTACAGCATACCGTACCATGATAGATATGATTAGAAGAGACAAGCGTTTGACAGATTTTGATGAGTTGGATCAAAGTAATATGATACACACTAATCAGTATTCGGATTTAAAAGAAATTTTGAATGAAGCCATTAATAAGTTACCCGAAAAACAGAAATCAGTGATTTTACTTCGGGACTATGAAGGTTATTCATATCAGGAAATTGCAGATATCACAGGTATGAATGAAAGCCAGGTAAAAGTTTATATTTATCGCGCCAGAGTTTTTCTAAAAGGCAAATTGAAAAGTATTGATCTTTTAATATAAAATGAAAAAAGAAATTAACAGGAATAATTACGAAGAATGGTTAGTCGATTATTTGGATAATAACCTGACTTCTGCTGATAAAGTGAAAGTTGAGCATTTCCTTGCAATCCATCCTGATATTAGTGAGGAATTAGCTGAATTGGAAATGTTGCCTGTTGATGAAACAATCGTTTTTGAAGACAAGAAAAGTCTTAAAAAAGAATTAGATGATTTAATACCTTCTCATTATTCTTCACAAGAAGAGTTTTTAATTGCACACCTGGAAGGGGATTTGAGTTCTGATCAAGAAAAAAAATACAAACTGTTAGTTGAAAGTAATGTCGAAGTTAAGAAAGACTACGATTATCTTCTATTGACAAAATTGAAAGCAGATACAAATATTCGTTTTGAAGATAAGCTTAGTTTAAAAAAAGGAGTTCAATTTACTTTGTCATTTGCACTAAATAAGTACGCAAACGTCCTTTCTATTGCAGCTATTTTAATTGTTTTGATTTTAATGATAAATGTAACATCAATTAAACAAAGCATTATAACAAGCCCAGGACTTGCTGTTTTTCAGGATATTCAAAAGCAGAATCCAAAATCAAGATCATGGTCTTTCAACAGCAATGAAAAAATAGAATGGCCTGAGAAAGTGTTAGAAAGAAATAGTCATTCAGCTTCATTGGCTTCAACTAATAATGCTGAACAAGATGTAAATCTTATTAATAAGGGTGATATCGTAAAAATCGATAATCAGCAGATTCAGAAGCAGGAGGGTAATCTAACTGTTCAACAGCATGTTGAATCTGAAGAAAAATATGACAAAAAATATAGAATTGAAAAAGCTACTTATACAGAAATTGCTAATGCTGAACCTTCGACTACTCCTGTTAGCAAATTTTTAGCAAAACAATTTAGAGTAAAAGCATTAAATGAAGATGTTAGTGCCAATGATAACAGAAAACTAAGCGGTTGGGATTTGGCTGATGCAGGTTTGAGAGGATTTGGCAAATTGTTTAATAAGGATATTCAGTTGAATAAAGAATATAATGAGCAAGGAGATTTGGTCGCATTAGCCTATCAAAGTCCGAATTTGGGCATAAGTACTCCATTAAAAAAGAATAGACCCTAAGTGTAACAAAATTATGCTTTCAAACGTCTTATAAGTGAAATTATAAACATATGAAACGAGCATGAGTAAAAATTTCCACAAACAAGGAAATGATTATAATGCAAGTTCCATCTGACAACTAAAAAACAATTATAAACAGATGAAAAAAGTAACAATCATATTAAGTCTGATCTCCTTTTCCATATTATCATATGGTCAAACTAATGATAATTTAGTTGTAGAAGAAGAAATTGTACAGGACATGGCGCGAGAAATTGCTCCTTTTAGTAAATTAGTAGTTGAAGGAGTAAATATTGAAGTTATTCTCACTCAAGGTGATGAATACCGCTTAGTTCTTGAGAATACTGACCATACTGATAAGCTTCAGGTTGAGCAACAAGATGAAATTTTAGTAATATCAGCTATGCCTGGTTTTGAAGGGCAAGTTGAATTAATGTTTAGAGAGTTAAATTCTCTGGAAGTTAAGGATGTTGTTAAGATTCAGTCGTTAAATCAAATTTCAGCTAATCATTTTGATTTGATTTCTTCAGGAACAACAACTATTGATTTAATGCTGGATGTACATTCTATGAATACTAAAATCGAGGGAGCATCGGAAATTAAATTGGTTGGTAAAGCAGATTCACATTACATTCATTTTATTGGTGCTGCAGATTTAAAGGCAAGAGAATTTAAGACACGAAAAGTTGTTGTTAATATCAGTGGCGCAGGTGATGCTGAAATTTCAGCCAGTGAAGAAATTAGTGGAGAGATATCAGGAGC
Proteins encoded in this region:
- a CDS encoding RNA polymerase sigma factor; this translates as MTLTDYNKSVDQYSDNIYRFILKNIKDEDKAKDIVQETYIKLWNKVEEVSAEKVKSYLFTTAYRTMIDMIRRDKRLTDFDELDQSNMIHTNQYSDLKEILNEAINKLPEKQKSVILLRDYEGYSYQEIADITGMNESQVKVYIYRARVFLKGKLKSIDLLI